One Turneriella parva DSM 21527 genomic region harbors:
- a CDS encoding tetratricopeptide repeat protein: MAALTVFAGNLRAKEIRENPVQKKLERYLPYSIDEIEASAASINFNPRLVAEELGQKLDQFYLSDPSEKKIANRQDNDSNAAWYRKEWNVNLQRLFMRDLLARTQKSFIIKEAPNLAVLHYNFALAQMKLKKPYHAAFHFAQSLRYRSLRLDDEIYVDRDRLQLTKAGAAEIADADAYREAKKQLDEKTREKRRLEEELVLLDDRSRSPELNAPSTTGNSVEAQRQKQQQLIADQREKSRQALQRVRDEFEKAKQAFDNAKIKYTEHEKTYNRKSSDMLIEMAALVRQIEDTIKERSKVLNKKALYKTNFNQTLQHDYSQNRQFTAFANVLEAATRLDPENPAINFQLAEEYRTSQDVSRSIDSYERALTANEKPRPGFELKDEQIRKAHASLGALYYAKSRYVDAAFFYEKAHAETPNSPEKQNLSWQLGKLHVEKTGNYERAAALFEEYLRSIATLNPSDVSDRTQWIKERFTANKYLMHIYGKKSDKTQVMRTMQGAAAAHQDLETLITELRQRNNKTYNDMQVAKKALFDDVRSRELNNYLKLESDFEKQKRELAIIEAGRNSLPLAQFYSQYAGFLESENDIQGALAVYGTAEKHGLGADHARREQGRLRAQYLQ; encoded by the coding sequence CAGAAAAAGCTCGAACGCTACCTGCCCTATAGCATCGACGAAATTGAGGCCTCAGCGGCCTCGATCAATTTTAACCCCCGTCTGGTCGCTGAAGAACTTGGGCAAAAACTCGACCAGTTTTACCTCAGCGACCCGTCAGAAAAAAAGATCGCCAACCGGCAAGACAATGATTCGAATGCAGCCTGGTACCGCAAAGAGTGGAACGTTAACCTGCAGCGACTTTTCATGCGCGACCTGCTCGCGCGCACGCAGAAGTCCTTTATTATCAAAGAAGCTCCTAATCTCGCCGTGCTGCACTACAACTTTGCGCTTGCGCAGATGAAGCTGAAAAAGCCGTACCATGCGGCTTTTCATTTTGCACAGTCGCTGCGCTATCGCAGCCTCAGGCTCGACGATGAAATTTATGTCGATAGAGATCGGCTGCAGCTGACGAAGGCGGGCGCTGCTGAAATTGCCGACGCCGATGCCTACCGCGAAGCCAAGAAGCAGCTCGATGAAAAAACGCGTGAAAAGCGCCGGCTCGAAGAAGAACTTGTGCTACTCGATGATCGCTCGCGTTCGCCTGAGTTGAATGCCCCATCGACCACGGGCAATTCGGTCGAGGCTCAGCGGCAAAAGCAGCAGCAACTGATCGCCGACCAGAGAGAAAAGAGTCGCCAGGCACTTCAGCGTGTGCGCGACGAATTCGAAAAGGCGAAACAGGCATTCGATAACGCCAAAATAAAGTACACCGAACACGAGAAAACCTACAACCGAAAATCGTCTGATATGCTGATCGAGATGGCCGCGCTCGTGCGGCAGATCGAAGATACGATCAAAGAGCGCTCGAAAGTTTTGAACAAGAAGGCACTCTACAAGACCAACTTCAACCAGACGCTGCAGCACGACTACAGCCAGAATCGACAGTTCACGGCGTTCGCCAACGTGCTCGAAGCGGCGACACGGCTCGACCCTGAAAATCCCGCGATCAATTTTCAGCTCGCTGAAGAATACCGCACATCGCAAGACGTTTCGCGCAGCATCGATTCGTACGAGCGTGCGCTCACGGCCAATGAAAAACCGCGGCCAGGCTTTGAGCTGAAAGACGAGCAGATTCGCAAGGCTCACGCTTCGCTCGGGGCGCTTTATTATGCCAAAAGCCGGTACGTCGACGCAGCATTTTTTTATGAAAAGGCGCACGCCGAGACGCCGAATAGCCCTGAGAAGCAGAACCTCAGTTGGCAGCTCGGCAAACTGCACGTCGAAAAAACCGGAAACTATGAACGGGCGGCGGCGCTTTTCGAAGAATACCTCAGAAGCATCGCGACCCTCAACCCAAGCGATGTGAGCGACCGCACACAATGGATAAAAGAACGCTTCACAGCGAATAAATACCTCATGCACATCTACGGCAAAAAGAGCGACAAGACGCAGGTGATGCGCACGATGCAGGGCGCCGCTGCTGCACACCAAGACCTTGAAACGCTGATCACCGAGCTGCGGCAGCGCAATAACAAAACCTACAACGACATGCAGGTGGCGAAAAAGGCGCTTTTCGACGACGTGCGCAGCCGCGAACTCAACAATTACCTGAAGCTCGAATCTGACTTTGAAAAGCAGAAGCGCGAGCTCGCGATTATCGAAGCGGGCCGCAATAGTTTACCGCTCGCGCAGTTTTACTCGCAATACGCCGGTTTTCTCGAGTCAGAAAATGACATACAGGGTGCCCTCGCGGTCTATGGCACAGCTGAAAAACACGGTCTCGGCGCCGACCATGCGCGGCGTGAACAGGGGCGGCTGCGCGCGCAGTACCTGCAGTGA
- a CDS encoding VOC family protein: MKPRISVITLGVADLERSVAFYRDGLGLETQGIIGKEFAHGAVAFFELSGGLRLALWPRSSIAHDSGLSPAMPSATEMTLGHNVMSRNEVDEVMLQAARAAAKIVKPAAETFWGGYAGYFQDPDGHLWEVVYNPQMLPVE; this comes from the coding sequence GTGAAACCGCGCATCTCGGTGATTACACTCGGTGTTGCGGATCTCGAACGTTCTGTAGCCTTTTACCGTGACGGACTTGGTCTCGAGACGCAAGGCATCATCGGCAAAGAATTTGCGCACGGCGCCGTTGCGTTCTTCGAGCTTTCGGGTGGGCTCAGGCTCGCGCTCTGGCCACGAAGCAGCATCGCGCACGACTCGGGGCTTTCACCTGCAATGCCCTCTGCAACAGAAATGACCCTGGGCCACAACGTCATGAGCCGCAACGAGGTCGACGAGGTGATGCTACAGGCAGCGCGCGCCGCAGCCAAAATTGTGAAACCAGCGGCTGAAACTTTTTGGGGCGGCTACGCGGGCTATTTTCAAGACCCCGACGGTCATCTGTGGGAGGTAGTTTACAACCCGCAGATGCTGCCGGTTGAATGA
- a CDS encoding phosphatase PAP2 family protein, giving the protein MNLKWSMLPFLLAPALFAAPAPEPDSQESKNKPFSIIYHPFQGLWDNSLAVFSLENTLYYHLPSVASTTLLVQTNWDYDYQLFSQKNNLMPKTVSQGMLDAGWYMPLVLPAAVYGWGFAWGDSSWQMHGASALQALGLTGGFTMALKSLTGRRGPDKDLANPGTTSSSFRRTTDAADFQFEFWKNFERGDGRFFWPSGHTSSTFALAASFTATTRSWVVGVLSYGLATTMGYAMIDGDHHWLSDVISGALLGHVVGWTVGTSFRNRDQPVKAGSWRLTPMTGFGYTGIGAAWYF; this is encoded by the coding sequence ATGAATCTCAAATGGTCAATGCTTCCATTTTTGTTAGCGCCGGCCCTCTTTGCTGCGCCGGCGCCAGAGCCAGATTCTCAAGAATCGAAAAACAAACCATTCAGCATCATCTATCATCCGTTTCAGGGATTATGGGATAACAGCCTCGCGGTCTTTTCGCTCGAGAATACTCTCTATTATCATCTGCCCTCGGTGGCATCGACGACGCTTCTCGTACAGACAAACTGGGACTATGACTACCAGCTGTTCAGTCAGAAGAACAACCTGATGCCCAAGACCGTGTCGCAAGGCATGCTCGACGCGGGTTGGTATATGCCGCTCGTGTTGCCTGCCGCCGTCTATGGCTGGGGTTTCGCCTGGGGCGATTCTAGCTGGCAGATGCATGGGGCATCTGCTTTACAAGCGCTCGGCCTGACCGGGGGGTTCACCATGGCACTCAAATCTCTCACCGGACGCCGCGGCCCCGACAAAGACCTTGCGAACCCCGGCACCACGAGCAGCAGTTTTCGCCGCACGACCGATGCCGCAGACTTTCAGTTCGAATTCTGGAAAAATTTCGAACGTGGCGACGGGCGTTTCTTCTGGCCTTCGGGGCATACCTCGAGCACTTTCGCCCTTGCAGCTTCTTTCACCGCGACGACGCGCAGTTGGGTAGTGGGTGTCTTGAGTTATGGTCTCGCGACTACAATGGGGTATGCCATGATCGACGGCGACCACCATTGGCTGAGTGACGTAATCTCGGGCGCGCTTTTGGGCCACGTCGTGGGTTGGACAGTCGGCACCTCATTTCGCAACCGCGACCAGCCTGTCAAAGCCGGTTCATGGCGCCTGACCCCGATGACGGGGTTTGGTTATACCGGCATCGGTGCCGCTTGGTATTTTTGA
- the carB gene encoding carbamoyl-phosphate synthase large subunit, whose product MPRRTDLKKIMIIGSGPIVIGQACEFDYSGTQAVKALKQEGYEVILINSNPATIMTDPELADRVYVEPISLPYLTRIIEQERPDALLPTVGGQTALNAALALSHAGVLKQYGVELIGANEAAIKKAEDRKLFKEAMEKIGAAMPESGIVTSLEEALALIDRIGLPAILRPSFTLGGSGGGICYNREEYIAMVTKALTESPTHQVLIDQSILGWKEYELEVMRDVADNVVIICSIENLDPMGVHTGDSITVAPQQTLSDVEYQNLRDLSIKIIREIGVETGGSNIQFAVNPRDGQIMIVEMNPRVSRSSALASKATGFPIAKIAALLSVGYTLDEISNDITKKTPASFEPTIDYVVTKIPRFTFEKFPETQRVLDTQMRSVGEAMAIGRTFAESFQKAMRSLETGRYGWGADGNLETTLEILRIGDEATQRRHILEKISVPSDTRILYLREALARNFALDEVYQRTFIDKWFLTQLKRILDVENRVREAYRSQKTISKELMREAKQAGFHDRQLAFLSAFDQIEKMTHELARMEPGSSAYMARMSDITQILQAQEAAIRGARLEAKETPVYKRVDTCAAEFESFTPYMYGTYETENEAEISDRAKVMILGGGPNRIGQGIEFDYCCCHASYALQEIGIESIMVNSNPETVSTDYDTSDRLYFEPLTVEDVMHIHDQEKQSGDLKGVILQFGGQTPLKLAKALSANGVKILGTSVENIERAEDRRLFNDLIDKLKLKQPRGRMAASLEEALAAATEVGYPVLARPSFVLGGRAMMIVHTEDQLRAYMQTSVEVSRERPVLIDQFLSGALEVDVDALSDGNDVFIAGILEHVEEAGVHSGDSACILPTKNISDAILDELRKTTRAIALELKVIGCINIQFAIVGSDVYVLEVNPRASRTVPFISKAIKVPLAKIATKIMLGHSLKSLGLTKEILPELYHVKEVVLPFKKFSGADTILGPEMKSTGEVMGIGRTVPEAFFKAQVAAGQRLPEKGTIFVSVNDASKPPLLPALKAAAAAGYTIMATDGTAQRLSEAGIATERVNKVHEGRPHVVDSVKSGSVQLIINIPTDIKTRNDALEIRLSALQYSIPYFTTVEAAREALFGMVEMNGKREEVYVLQETQMRT is encoded by the coding sequence GTGCCACGCCGCACCGATCTCAAGAAAATCATGATTATCGGTTCTGGGCCAATCGTTATTGGTCAGGCCTGTGAATTTGATTATTCGGGCACTCAAGCCGTAAAGGCCCTTAAACAAGAAGGCTACGAAGTCATTCTTATCAATTCAAACCCGGCGACGATCATGACCGACCCTGAGCTTGCCGACAGGGTTTATGTCGAGCCGATTTCACTGCCCTACCTGACGCGTATTATCGAACAAGAACGCCCCGATGCTCTGCTGCCGACGGTCGGCGGGCAAACAGCCCTCAACGCCGCGCTCGCGCTGTCACATGCAGGCGTGCTCAAACAATATGGTGTCGAGCTGATCGGCGCCAACGAAGCCGCAATCAAGAAAGCCGAAGACCGCAAGCTCTTCAAAGAAGCGATGGAGAAAATCGGCGCAGCGATGCCCGAATCGGGTATCGTCACCAGCCTCGAAGAAGCGCTTGCACTGATTGACCGCATCGGCCTGCCGGCAATTCTGCGGCCGTCATTTACACTCGGCGGTAGCGGCGGCGGTATTTGCTACAATCGTGAAGAATACATCGCGATGGTGACAAAAGCTCTGACTGAAAGCCCGACGCACCAGGTGTTGATCGACCAGAGCATTCTCGGCTGGAAAGAATATGAACTCGAGGTTATGCGCGACGTCGCCGACAACGTCGTGATTATCTGCAGCATCGAAAACCTCGACCCAATGGGCGTGCACACCGGCGACTCGATCACGGTGGCGCCGCAGCAGACACTCTCAGACGTCGAGTACCAGAACCTGCGCGACCTCTCGATCAAGATAATCCGTGAAATCGGCGTTGAAACCGGCGGTTCGAATATTCAGTTCGCCGTGAACCCGCGCGACGGCCAGATTATGATCGTCGAAATGAACCCGCGTGTTTCAAGGTCGTCGGCCCTGGCTTCAAAGGCGACGGGCTTCCCCATTGCGAAAATTGCCGCCCTGCTTTCAGTCGGCTATACGCTCGACGAGATCTCAAACGACATTACCAAAAAAACTCCGGCGAGCTTCGAGCCGACAATCGACTACGTCGTCACGAAAATACCCCGCTTCACTTTTGAGAAATTTCCCGAAACGCAGCGTGTGCTCGACACACAGATGCGCTCGGTCGGTGAAGCGATGGCGATCGGCCGCACGTTTGCCGAGTCGTTTCAGAAGGCGATGCGCTCGCTCGAGACCGGCCGTTATGGCTGGGGTGCAGACGGCAACCTCGAGACGACGCTCGAAATTCTGCGCATCGGCGACGAGGCCACGCAGCGCCGCCATATTCTCGAGAAGATCAGCGTTCCGTCAGACACACGCATTTTATATCTGCGCGAGGCATTGGCGCGCAACTTTGCTCTCGACGAGGTCTACCAGCGCACCTTTATCGATAAGTGGTTTTTGACACAGCTGAAACGCATTCTCGACGTCGAGAACCGCGTGCGCGAAGCGTACCGCAGCCAAAAGACGATCTCGAAAGAGCTGATGCGCGAAGCAAAGCAGGCAGGCTTTCATGATCGCCAGCTGGCGTTTCTGAGCGCTTTTGACCAAATTGAAAAAATGACGCATGAACTTGCGCGCATGGAGCCCGGCTCTTCGGCATACATGGCGCGCATGTCAGATATCACGCAGATCTTGCAAGCTCAAGAAGCTGCGATTCGCGGCGCGCGCCTCGAGGCCAAAGAGACCCCCGTCTACAAGCGTGTCGATACCTGCGCAGCAGAATTCGAATCGTTCACTCCCTACATGTACGGTACCTACGAGACCGAAAACGAGGCCGAAATTTCAGACCGTGCAAAGGTCATGATTCTCGGCGGCGGGCCGAACCGCATCGGCCAGGGCATCGAATTCGATTATTGCTGCTGCCACGCCAGCTATGCGCTGCAAGAAATTGGGATAGAGAGCATCATGGTGAACTCGAACCCTGAGACGGTCTCTACCGATTACGACACGTCAGACAGGCTATACTTTGAACCTCTCACCGTCGAAGATGTGATGCACATTCACGACCAAGAGAAACAAAGCGGCGACCTCAAGGGCGTCATTTTGCAGTTCGGCGGCCAGACACCGCTGAAGCTCGCAAAAGCGCTCAGCGCGAACGGGGTCAAGATTCTCGGCACCAGCGTTGAGAATATCGAGCGGGCCGAAGACCGCCGGCTATTCAACGATCTCATCGATAAACTAAAACTCAAACAGCCGCGCGGCCGCATGGCTGCTTCGCTCGAAGAGGCTCTCGCGGCGGCGACCGAAGTTGGTTATCCGGTGTTGGCACGCCCTTCGTTCGTGCTCGGCGGCCGGGCGATGATGATCGTGCACACCGAAGACCAGCTGCGCGCGTATATGCAGACGAGCGTCGAGGTGAGCCGTGAGCGCCCCGTGCTGATCGACCAGTTCTTGTCGGGTGCCCTAGAGGTCGATGTCGACGCACTCAGCGACGGTAACGACGTTTTCATTGCGGGCATTCTCGAACACGTCGAAGAAGCAGGGGTACACTCGGGCGACAGCGCCTGCATATTGCCGACCAAGAACATCAGCGATGCAATTTTAGACGAGCTGCGCAAGACGACGCGGGCAATTGCGCTCGAACTCAAGGTCATCGGCTGCATTAACATTCAGTTTGCCATCGTCGGCAGCGATGTTTATGTGCTCGAAGTAAACCCTCGCGCTTCACGCACGGTGCCGTTTATCTCAAAAGCGATCAAGGTGCCACTCGCAAAGATCGCGACCAAAATCATGCTCGGCCACTCGCTGAAGAGCCTGGGCCTGACGAAAGAAATATTGCCCGAACTCTACCACGTGAAAGAGGTGGTGCTGCCATTTAAGAAATTCTCGGGGGCCGACACCATTCTTGGCCCCGAAATGAAATCTACCGGTGAAGTTATGGGCATCGGGCGAACGGTGCCCGAAGCCTTTTTCAAGGCGCAGGTCGCTGCGGGCCAAAGGCTGCCCGAAAAGGGCACAATCTTTGTTTCGGTGAACGATGCCTCGAAACCCCCGCTTTTGCCTGCACTCAAGGCGGCTGCGGCGGCAGGTTATACCATCATGGCGACCGATGGCACGGCGCAGCGTCTCAGCGAGGCAGGCATAGCAACCGAGCGCGTCAACAAGGTACACGAAGGCCGCCCCCATGTGGTCGACAGCGTCAAGTCAGGTTCGGTGCAGCTCATTATTAACATACCGACCGACATCAAGACGCGCAACGACGCGCTCGAAATTCGCCTCTCAGCCCTGCAATATTCTATCCCTTACTTCACCACGGTCGAAGCGGCGCGTGAAGCCCTCTTCGGTATGGTTGAGATGAACGGCAAGCGTGAAGAAGTTTACGTTTTGCAAGAAACGCAGATGCGTACATAA
- a CDS encoding chemotaxis protein CheW gives MSAEVSAFLEDLTENLAAIEQALVQLEEAPQSTEYLHEVFRAAHTIKGNAAMMNLTNLVALGHAVETALQEVLAGGVTLTRDSIGLFTECRSVMAAIGQALKKGSDPNAIPIRELTDRIQVLLLETGQREAKESSAEMERELTVTLHISRSELAPSVRAFLAETRLAEFGTILRKEPGDDALESPQFAASDRQLLFVLKTSSDAAEIRENLNIDLIENVAIAEGSTTAASAQAQARSAIAAAKVADAPADIAAPASDTVRLSVRTLDQLLNLTGELVITNSGLQHLADEFAQFHLPAEESIKLTDKSREIFRVAAEIQAIVMKARMLPIEHVFSRFKRFVRDYADKSGKALRLEITGAETELDKRVIDEMVKPLTHLIRNALDHGVELPDERIAQGKTAEATLRIAAAQSGSSILISVEDDGRGLNRRKIVERALAKGLVSAERVDSLTDAEVQDFIFMPGFSTKEAADDISGRGFGMDIVRDSIRKLSGDLQITSIEGQGTRMVVKLPLTLAILTALTFRVRNDIFAAPLNSIEESLRVPAGSVVRVQGRESLHVRDEVIPFIRLDRALGYPAIEDSGEHVHVILAEINRHRVAISIDEFLKKQELVVKSLGEHYRHVPGIAGVSMLGDSDIIFIVDLEEIVQMHRSRGHMPTRESAQAKNSDRRTESENDMQSIGIEAIEVEQKAAEARPMTPIIDINDKEFVRNWIAQSNKTAVQGIQMLTGISTIAVKKSKGSRLKAEKSHEATRKILDRINDIILIHLPMLPAAGAIDLVLGRDAAEKMSQILFSAAGIAHEGEFDPSPLLEITNILGSAYTNTLTFLTEKSVEPATPSLLATPEAIRGLIDERLASPRSELLVIENQFRIGDEDIEIGLMIYLTGN, from the coding sequence GTGAGCGCTGAAGTATCAGCATTTCTCGAAGATCTGACCGAAAATCTCGCCGCAATCGAGCAGGCGCTGGTGCAGCTCGAAGAAGCCCCGCAGAGCACCGAATATCTGCACGAAGTCTTTCGTGCCGCGCATACCATCAAGGGCAACGCGGCGATGATGAACCTGACGAACCTCGTTGCGTTGGGCCATGCGGTCGAAACCGCCCTGCAAGAGGTGCTCGCAGGTGGGGTTACGCTCACCCGCGACAGTATTGGCCTTTTTACCGAATGCCGCTCCGTTATGGCAGCGATCGGTCAGGCACTGAAGAAAGGCAGTGACCCGAATGCGATACCCATAAGAGAGCTGACAGACCGCATTCAGGTATTGCTTCTCGAAACCGGGCAGCGCGAGGCCAAAGAATCTTCGGCCGAGATGGAGCGCGAACTCACTGTCACGTTGCATATATCGCGTTCAGAACTCGCTCCTTCGGTTCGCGCATTTCTGGCCGAAACACGGCTCGCAGAATTCGGTACTATTTTGCGCAAAGAGCCGGGTGACGACGCGCTCGAAAGCCCTCAGTTCGCCGCGTCTGACCGGCAGCTGCTGTTCGTGCTGAAGACCTCATCTGATGCGGCAGAAATTCGTGAGAACCTGAACATTGACCTGATCGAAAATGTCGCGATCGCCGAAGGTTCAACGACCGCTGCCTCGGCGCAGGCGCAGGCACGCTCTGCGATCGCCGCCGCGAAAGTCGCCGATGCACCCGCTGATATCGCAGCACCCGCGAGCGATACAGTGCGACTATCGGTGCGCACGCTCGACCAATTGCTCAACCTGACAGGAGAATTGGTTATTACCAACAGCGGCTTGCAGCATCTGGCCGACGAATTTGCCCAGTTTCATTTGCCCGCCGAAGAATCGATTAAGCTGACCGACAAGAGTCGTGAAATTTTTCGCGTCGCCGCAGAAATTCAGGCGATCGTCATGAAAGCCCGCATGCTGCCGATCGAGCACGTGTTCTCAAGATTTAAGCGTTTCGTGCGCGACTATGCAGATAAATCGGGCAAAGCCCTTCGCCTTGAAATCACCGGAGCCGAGACAGAACTGGATAAGCGCGTCATCGATGAAATGGTGAAGCCGCTGACGCACCTGATTCGCAATGCACTTGATCATGGTGTCGAACTACCCGATGAGCGCATCGCGCAGGGTAAGACAGCAGAGGCGACACTGCGCATCGCCGCCGCACAATCTGGCAGTAGCATTCTGATTTCGGTTGAAGACGATGGTCGGGGTCTCAACCGCCGCAAAATTGTCGAGCGGGCCTTGGCAAAGGGCCTTGTTTCGGCCGAGAGGGTTGATTCTCTTACCGACGCCGAGGTGCAGGATTTCATTTTCATGCCGGGCTTTTCGACCAAAGAAGCGGCTGACGATATTTCAGGTCGCGGCTTTGGTATGGATATCGTGCGCGATTCGATACGCAAACTTTCGGGTGATCTGCAGATAACCTCGATTGAAGGGCAGGGAACCCGCATGGTCGTCAAGCTGCCTCTGACGCTCGCTATCTTGACCGCGCTCACGTTCAGAGTGCGTAACGATATTTTTGCGGCGCCGCTGAACTCGATTGAAGAGAGTCTGCGCGTGCCTGCGGGCAGTGTCGTGCGCGTACAGGGGCGCGAGTCTTTGCACGTGCGCGACGAGGTGATTCCGTTTATTCGCCTCGACCGGGCTTTGGGGTACCCTGCGATAGAAGACAGCGGAGAGCACGTGCATGTGATTCTGGCTGAAATTAACCGGCACCGCGTCGCGATCAGCATCGACGAGTTTCTCAAAAAGCAAGAACTCGTGGTCAAGTCGCTCGGTGAACATTACCGGCATGTACCGGGCATTGCGGGCGTGTCTATGCTTGGGGACAGCGACATCATTTTCATCGTCGACCTTGAAGAAATCGTGCAGATGCACCGGTCAAGAGGCCACATGCCAACACGCGAATCGGCGCAGGCCAAAAATAGTGATCGCCGAACCGAGTCTGAAAATGATATGCAGAGTATTGGCATCGAGGCAATTGAGGTTGAACAGAAAGCCGCTGAGGCCAGGCCCATGACACCCATAATCGACATCAACGACAAAGAATTTGTCCGCAACTGGATAGCGCAGAGTAACAAGACGGCCGTGCAGGGCATTCAGATGCTAACTGGCATCAGCACGATTGCGGTCAAAAAAAGCAAAGGTTCGCGGCTCAAGGCAGAAAAATCGCACGAGGCGACTCGCAAGATTCTCGACCGCATCAACGACATTATTCTGATCCATTTACCGATGCTGCCGGCTGCCGGGGCCATCGATCTGGTGCTCGGGCGCGACGCCGCAGAAAAGATGTCACAGATTCTGTTCAGCGCCGCGGGCATTGCGCACGAGGGCGAATTTGACCCGAGTCCCTTGCTCGAGATCACGAACATTCTCGGCAGCGCGTACACGAATACGCTGACCTTTTTGACTGAGAAATCGGTCGAGCCGGCTACACCCTCGCTCTTGGCGACACCTGAAGCGATACGGGGATTAATCGACGAGAGGCTTGCATCGCCCCGCTCTGAATTACTCGTGATTGAGAACCAGTTCAGAATTGGTGATGAAGATATCGAAATCGGTCTGATGATCTATCTGACCGGAAACTGA
- a CDS encoding STAS domain-containing protein — MLEFNTALEKDVLVIELEGSLDSQSASDFRGWFQEKITAGYRAFAIDCLCLEYISSAGISSLIDLQAHLANQSGKMVLFQLSGETRQLLRFLGLEAKMHFANDYDEAIAALTGFKKVEKPEAPAMVEMAELRVLPEAAQETQAAKPEEPQPALAPEGNAQNEMVVEENFSENKKGLHPISESATPTPATMVSGSQEQAAPAAAATVVDSPPAEPPQPAAPPEAREIKVNTGTKRLITCPNCKSVLRVAAGGDYLCPACRFRFTYKGTTA; from the coding sequence ATGCTCGAATTCAACACAGCCCTGGAAAAAGATGTTCTGGTCATTGAACTCGAAGGTTCGCTCGATTCGCAGAGCGCCTCAGATTTTCGCGGCTGGTTTCAGGAGAAAATTACCGCAGGCTACCGGGCTTTCGCCATTGACTGCCTTTGCCTCGAATACATCTCTTCTGCGGGTATCAGTTCGCTGATAGACCTGCAGGCACACCTCGCCAACCAATCGGGCAAGATGGTACTGTTTCAGCTTTCGGGCGAAACCCGCCAATTGCTGCGCTTTCTCGGCCTCGAGGCCAAAATGCATTTCGCCAATGATTATGACGAAGCCATCGCTGCGCTGACTGGCTTTAAGAAAGTCGAGAAGCCCGAAGCCCCGGCGATGGTCGAAATGGCAGAACTCAGGGTTCTGCCCGAAGCCGCGCAAGAAACCCAGGCAGCCAAGCCTGAAGAGCCGCAACCTGCGTTGGCCCCAGAAGGCAATGCGCAAAATGAGATGGTTGTCGAAGAGAATTTTTCTGAGAACAAGAAAGGGTTACACCCGATCAGCGAAAGTGCCACACCGACGCCTGCGACTATGGTTAGCGGCTCTCAAGAACAGGCTGCACCTGCAGCCGCTGCAACCGTCGTGGATTCTCCACCCGCCGAGCCACCCCAGCCAGCTGCACCGCCCGAAGCCCGCGAAATAAAAGTGAATACGGGTACGAAAAGACTTATCACCTGCCCGAACTGTAAAAGTGTGCTCAGGGTCGCGGCCGGAGGCGATTATCTCTGCCCCGCGTGCCGCTTTCGTTTTACGTATAAAGGCACTACGGCGTAG